Below is a window of Cupriavidus sp. MP-37 DNA.
TCGCGCCTGGTGACGCACTTCCGCAACCGCTGGAAGCTCGCGCATGGTCCATTTGCGCGCGAAAACCTGCCCGGCGTCAAGACCCGCCAGTGGACCCTGCTGGTGCAGGGCGTCAACCTGCACGATGCCGCCGCGGCGGAACTGATGGGCCGCTTCCGCTTCGTGCCCGACGCGCGCCTCGACGACGTGATGATCAGCTACGCCACCGACGGCGGCGGCGTCGGTCCGCACTTCGACTCGTATGACGTGTTCCTGCTGCAAGTCTCGGGCCGGCGCCGCTGGCGCATTTCGTCACAGACCAGCCTCGACCTGATTCCCGACATGCCGCTGAAGATTCTTGCCGACTTCAGCGCCGAACAGGAATGGGTGCTGGAGCCGGGCGACATGCTGTACCTGCCGCCGCAATATGCCCACGATGGTATTGCCGAAGGCGAATGCATGACCTGCTCGATCGGTTTCCGCGCGCCCGCCTATCGCGAATTGGCCGGGCACTTCCTGGCGTGGCTGTCGGAAACGGTGGAAGACAACGAGGAGCTCGGCGGCCGTTATGCCGATGCCGGCGAGCGCGCCGCGACGCGTCCCGCGCAATTGCCCGCGGGCATGGCCAAGGCGGTGGCGGAACGGCTCAAGTCACTGCAATGGAACAGCCAGATGGTGTCGGAATTCCTCGGCAGCCATCTGTCCGAACCCAAACCTGGCGTTGAATTTGCAGAGATCGGTGACATGCCGTTGCGCCGTTATGCGACACTGGCGTCCCGGCATGGGGTGGTGCTGGCGCCGGCGTCGATTGCGCTTTACGACCGCGCCAATTTCTTCCTGAATGGAGAAGCCTACGAGCCGCCGGCTGAATTGATGCCATGGCTGAAGAAGTTGGCCGATAATCGGCAGCTTAGTGCCCAGGAGGTCGAGACCTGTGCCGATCTGCCCGATCTGATGGAAACCTTCCATCACTGGACCCTGGAAGGATGGTTGCAATTGGGGCCGCGGCTGTAATAATGCGTAACATTGCGAATCAGCAAATTTCGGCGCTACACAAGCCGGGAAAACGCGGATATAATCGTTGGCTGGCTAGTACTGTGGACCACTGCATATGTCGGCACCCGGGAGGGCCTAATTTTGCAGTTCAAGAGCGATAATTACCGGTAATTATTCATCGCCTGTTTTTCGTTATTACAAGTTAAAGGACGAACAATGAAGAAGTCTCTCCTGATCGCATCGCTGCTGGCCGCTGTTGCTCTCGCTGCTTGCGGCAAGAAGGAAGAAGCTGCCGCTCCGGCCGCTGACACGGCTGCTCCGGCTGCTACCGCTCCTGCTGCTGAAGCTTCGGCTCCGGCTGCTGAAGCCCCGGCCGCTCCGGCTGCTGACGCTGCTTCGGCCCCGGCTGCTGACGCCTCGGCTCCGGCTGCTGACGCTTCGGCTCCGGCTGCCAAGCAGTAATCGGTTTTTCACCGATAAAAAAACCGGCCTTCGGGCCGGTTTTTGTTTTTGGGGCCCGCCCTCCGGCGCGCCCTGTTGTCGCAGGCCTCAGGCCCGCACCGCCTGCCACGCCAGGCCTTCGTCCTGGTCCGCCACCAGCACTTCGCTCGGCCTGGCGCCCAGGGCTGCCGCCAGCGCACCGGTGGCCAGTTCACGCGTGTTGTTCTGCTTGCTCAGATGGGCCGCGACCACGCGGTTCAGCCCGTCATGCGCCACCTGCGCCAGGATGCTGGCCGCCACTTCATTGGCCAGGTGGCCAAAGTCGCCGCCGATGCGCCGCTTGAGCGAGGCCGGATAGACCGAATTGCGCAGCATCTCGCGGTCATGGTTGCATTCGAGCACCAGCGCATCCACGCCCGCCAGGCGCGCGGTCACGTAAGGCGTTTCCATGCCGGCATCGGTCAGTACGCCCAGTCGTGCCTGGCCGTCCGATAGCACGAACTGCACCGGCTCGCGCGCGTCGTGCGGCACGGTGTAGGGCAGCACCTGCAAGCCGCCGATGGCAAAGCCATGGTCGGCGCAGCAAACCCGCACGTCGGCGACGTCGGCACCGCGCAGGTGCGAGGTGGCCAGCCAGGTGCCATGGCTGGTATAGACCGTGAGGCGATGGCGCGCGGCAAACGCATAGGCCGAACCGACATGGTCGCCATGCTCGTGCGTGACCAGCACGGCGTCGAGCTGGTCCGGCGTGACGCCCAGGCGCTCCAGGCGCCGGGCGGTCTCGCGGATGCCGAAGCCGCAGTCCAGCAGCACGCGCGTGGTGGTGGTGTCTTCGCGGGATTCGATCAGCAGCGAGTTGCCCTCGCTGCCGCTGCCGAGGAAGGCGAAGCGCATCATGGCCGCGCCCTCCCCGCCAGGCACCGGCCAGGACGGCCGGCTGGCAAGCCAGCAATCATGCGCCGGCTCAGTGCAGTTGCTCGTCGAGCAGCGACAGGATGCGCTTGCCGACTTCGCCGTTCTCGGGCTGGCCGGCGTCGTTGAGCACCGTCACCAGTGTGCCGCTGCCGGTGCCCTTGAGCGAGACGCGGTACTTCTTGGCGGTCTTGGGATCGTCCGGCTTGGTGAACAGCTTGGAGAAGAAGCCGCGGTTGTCGACGGTGTTGCGCGGGTCGACATAGCGCACGTAGTACAGCCCTTGCGCGCGATCGCGGTCTTCGACGGTGAAGTTGACGCGGTCCAGCGACAGCCCGACCGAGCGCCAGGCGCGGTCGAACGGCTCGGGCAGCTGCAGCGCCGGGGCGCCGTTGACCTGGGCCAGGTACGACTTGTTCGGGGTGGCGGCGTCAGCCGGGGCGGCAGAACCGCCGGCAGCGGCACCGGCAGCGGCCGCAGCACCGGCGGCGGCGTTGCCGGCCGGCGCCGGGTTCTTGGCCATGCGGTCGGCCTGTTCCTTCTGCACGCCCAGGCGCTGGGCCAGGCGCGACAGGAATTCGGCTTCCAGCTCGGGATCGGCCGGACGCGGGGTCCACACCGTGCTCGACTTGTCGATGCCGGTCAGCTGCTCCTGCGCGCCGCGGTGGCTGATGAAGACCTCGAGCGTGCCGTTCTGCGCGCGCTCGACGCGGGTGCGGAACTTGTCGCGCTCCGAGGTCGAGTACAGCCCGTCGAAGACCTTGCCGATGGTGTTGCGGATGATGTCCTGCGGGATCTTGGCGCGGTTCTCGGCCCAGTCGGTTTCCATGATGCCGGTCTCGGGCGAGTCCTGCACCAGCAGGAAACCGCTTTCCTGCCAGAAGCCGCGCAGTTGCTGCCACAGCTGGTCGCCGCGCATGCCGTTGCTGATCACCAGCCAGCGCTGGTTGCCGTCGCGCTCCATGCGGATGCCCTGCGCCGAGGGCAGCACGTTCTCGGTCGGCGATTGCTCGCGCACCTTGGTGGCCTGGCTGTAGGTCGACAGCGTCGAGGTGCCGTTCGCATCGGGCACCGAATAACGGCGGTCGCCTTCCAGCTTGGTCAGGTCGGGCGGCACATCCAGCGTGGGGGTGCGCTTCGAGGCCGACGACTTGTAGTCGATCTTGTCGGGCTGCATGGCCTCGTTGAGGCTGCTGCAGCCGGTCATCACACCGGCGGCGAGCACGGGCACAACCAGGGCGGCGCGGCGGACTTGCGTCGCGCCGCGGCGGTTAAGCTTCAGTTTCATTGACACGCAATCCTAGTAGATAAGGCGGACAGCAGGACGCCGCGAAAAAATCAGGCCAGCAGGCCGGCGGCGGCCAGTGCCTTGCGTACGTAGTCGTGGTTGCCCTCGGACAGCGGGGTCAGCGGCAGGCGGATACCGCCTGCCATCTTGCCCATCTGCTGGAGCGCCCACTTGACGGGGATCGGATTGGCTTCGATGAACATGGCCTGGTTCAGCCCGATCAGCTCCATGTGCAGGCGGCGCGCCGTGACGACGTCGCCCTTCAGTGCCGCCGCGCACATCTCGTGCATCTTGCGCGGCGCCACGTTGGCGGTCACCGAGATATTGCCGTGGCCGCCCAGCAGGATCAGCGCCACCGCCGTGGGGTCGTCGCCGCTGTAGATGGCGAAGCCTTCCGGCGCGCCCTTGATCAGCTGCGCGGCAC
It encodes the following:
- a CDS encoding cupin domain-containing protein is translated as MNDSALYAQALPPGPVDPDTPLDLLGGMTPAAFMRDVWHRKPLLIRQAVPGIVPPVSRDALFDLADRDEVESRLVTHFRNRWKLAHGPFARENLPGVKTRQWTLLVQGVNLHDAAAAELMGRFRFVPDARLDDVMISYATDGGGVGPHFDSYDVFLLQVSGRRRWRISSQTSLDLIPDMPLKILADFSAEQEWVLEPGDMLYLPPQYAHDGIAEGECMTCSIGFRAPAYRELAGHFLAWLSETVEDNEELGGRYADAGERAATRPAQLPAGMAKAVAERLKSLQWNSQMVSEFLGSHLSEPKPGVEFAEIGDMPLRRYATLASRHGVVLAPASIALYDRANFFLNGEAYEPPAELMPWLKKLADNRQLSAQEVETCADLPDLMETFHHWTLEGWLQLGPRL
- a CDS encoding MBL fold metallo-hydrolase, whose translation is MMRFAFLGSGSEGNSLLIESREDTTTTRVLLDCGFGIRETARRLERLGVTPDQLDAVLVTHEHGDHVGSAYAFAARHRLTVYTSHGTWLATSHLRGADVADVRVCCADHGFAIGGLQVLPYTVPHDAREPVQFVLSDGQARLGVLTDAGMETPYVTARLAGVDALVLECNHDREMLRNSVYPASLKRRIGGDFGHLANEVAASILAQVAHDGLNRVVAAHLSKQNNTRELATGALAAALGARPSEVLVADQDEGLAWQAVRA
- the bamC gene encoding outer membrane protein assembly factor BamC; this translates as MKLKLNRRGATQVRRAALVVPVLAAGVMTGCSSLNEAMQPDKIDYKSSASKRTPTLDVPPDLTKLEGDRRYSVPDANGTSTLSTYSQATKVREQSPTENVLPSAQGIRMERDGNQRWLVISNGMRGDQLWQQLRGFWQESGFLLVQDSPETGIMETDWAENRAKIPQDIIRNTIGKVFDGLYSTSERDKFRTRVERAQNGTLEVFISHRGAQEQLTGIDKSSTVWTPRPADPELEAEFLSRLAQRLGVQKEQADRMAKNPAPAGNAAAGAAAAAGAAAGGSAAPADAATPNKSYLAQVNGAPALQLPEPFDRAWRSVGLSLDRVNFTVEDRDRAQGLYYVRYVDPRNTVDNRGFFSKLFTKPDDPKTAKKYRVSLKGTGSGTLVTVLNDAGQPENGEVGKRILSLLDEQLH